The Candidatus Eisenbacteria bacterium genomic interval AGACGGTCCGCCAGCCTCTTCTAGAAAGGCTCAGGGAGGAGGAGATCCCGGCCGAGATCACCGGCCGGGCGAAGAACTTCAACTCGATCTGGGAGAAGATGCAGCGGGCCGGGGCTCAATTCGAGGAGATCTACGATCTTCTGGGGGTTCGCGTCATCACGGAGTCCCGGATCGACTGCTACAGGGTGCTCGGGATCGTCCATGACATGTTCCTCCCCGTGCACGATCGCTTCCGCGATTACATCGCGACCCCGAAGAGCAACATGTACCAGTCCCTCCACACGACCGTGATCGCCTCGTCCAGCCGCATGGTGGAGATCCAGATCCGCACGCGCGAGATGCACCTGACGAGCGAGATCGGGATCGCGGCGCACTATCGCTACAAGGAAGGCGGCCGCAAGGAGCAGGAGCTGGAACGGAAGCTGGGCGAGCTGCTCCTGATGCGGGCGGTGGATGTCGACAGTCCCGAGGAGGATCCGAAGGAGTTCCTGGACGTGCTGAAGATCTCGCTCTATCAGGACGAGGTCTTCGTCTTCACGCCCAACGGCGAGCTCAAGCAGCTGCCGCGCGGCGCCACTCCCCTCGACTTCGCCTTTGCCGTCCACTCGGAGATCGGCAGCCACTATGTCGGCGCCAAGGTGAACGGGAAGCTCGTCTCTCTGCGTCACAATCTGCGCAGCGGCGACACGGTCGAGATCCTGACGAGTCCTTCCGCCCGGCCGAACCAGGACTGGCTCTCGATCGTCCGGACGGGCCGGGCAAGGGGGAAGATCCGCCAGTGGTTGAAGCAGCAGACCCTGGCCGACAGCGTCGCCCTCGGGCGCGAGATGCTGCAGAGGGAGCTGCGGCGCCACCGCAAGAAGCTCCCCTCCGAGGAGGAGCTGGAGGACGCGGCGCAGAGCTTCGGGCTTTCGGATTCGTCGACGCTCCTGGCGGCCCTGGGGCAGGGGGAGCTGTCCGCGACGGCCGTCTACAACCGGCTCTTCCCCGAGTCCGCGACCCTCCCCTCCACGATCGCGGCGGCGGAGCGCTTGAGGGGGCTCGCCCGCTCCCCGGTGCGGGGCATCAAGGTCCAGGGGATCGACAACGTGATGATCCAGTTCGCCCATTGCTGCGAGCCGGTGCCCGGCGATCCGATCGTCGGGCTGATCACGCGCGGCAGGGGGGTCTCGGTCCACCACCAGGGATGCCGGAACATCCTGGATGAGCGGGTCGAGAAGGAGCGGCTCATCGACCTTCAGTGGGATGTGGAGGGCGGACCCCTCTTCCTCGTGCGCCTCGAGATCCACGGCAACGACAGGCAGAACCTCCTGGCCGACATCTCCAA includes:
- a CDS encoding bifunctional (p)ppGpp synthetase/guanosine-3',5'-bis(diphosphate) 3'-pyrophosphohydrolase, which gives rise to TVRQPLLERLREEEIPAEITGRAKNFNSIWEKMQRAGAQFEEIYDLLGVRVITESRIDCYRVLGIVHDMFLPVHDRFRDYIATPKSNMYQSLHTTVIASSSRMVEIQIRTREMHLTSEIGIAAHYRYKEGGRKEQELERKLGELLLMRAVDVDSPEEDPKEFLDVLKISLYQDEVFVFTPNGELKQLPRGATPLDFAFAVHSEIGSHYVGAKVNGKLVSLRHNLRSGDTVEILTSPSARPNQDWLSIVRTGRARGKIRQWLKQQTLADSVALGREMLQRELRRHRKKLPSEEELEDAAQSFGLSDSSTLLAALGQGELSATAVYNRLFPESATLPSTIAAAERLRGLARSPVRGIKVQGIDNVMIQFAHCCEPVPGDPIVGLITRGRGVSVHHQGCRNILDERVEKERLIDLQWDVEGGPLFLVRLEIHGNDRQNLLADISKAISHTKTNIREGMMQSVDSAAQGHFIVEVRNRRQLNEVIRAVHSVRGVTGVDRRAESTKMPDSEKGEEEE